The Diospyros lotus cultivar Yz01 chromosome 15, ASM1463336v1, whole genome shotgun sequence genome has a window encoding:
- the LOC127792410 gene encoding probable pectinesterase 8: protein MSLRCRSLLIALLIAIFAALMSTNYLITAKHSSLLGYYLGADLSLAAFVASKIHGHGHGHRHHRHDHRRDHDRDDKGSICDDFPPDFPPPDTNTTATLCVDRNGCCNFTTVQSAVDAVGVSSPKRTVIWINSGIYFEKVIVPRTKPNITFQGQGFLTTAIAWNDTANSSHGTFYSGSVQVFAANFIAKNISFMNVAPIPNPGDVGAQAVAIRVAGDQSAFWGCGFFGAQDTLHDDRGRHYFKDCYIQGSIDFVFGNARSFYESCQLTSIASPVPVGARVINGAVTAHGRASREENSGFAFVNCTVGGTGRIWLGRAWRPFSRVVFAFTAMTDIIAPEGWNDFNDPTRDQTVFYGEYNCTGTGANTSLRVPYAQRLNNSQASPFLNLSFIDADQWLQPYLSTTMY from the exons ATGAGTTTGAGATGCAGATCTCTGCTGATCGCTCTTCTAATCGCCATTTTTGCAGCTTTGATGTCGACGAATTATTTGATCACTGCAAAGCACTCTTCATTGCTCGGTTACTACCTCGGCGCAGATCTAAGCCTAGCGGCGTTCGTTGCAAGCAAAATCCACGGCCACGGCCACGGCCATCGCCATCACCGCCATGATCATCGTCGCGATCACGACAGGGACGACAAAGGATCTATCTGCGATGATTTCCCGCCTGATTTTCCCCCTCCGGACACCAACACTACCGCGACTCTCTGCGTTGATCGCAACGGCTGCTGTAATTTCACCACTGTTCAATCAGCGGTTGATGCAGTCGGAGTTTCCAGCCCGAAGAGAACAGTAATATGGATCAACTCCGGCATCTACTT TGAGAAAGTCATTGTTCCAAGAACCAAACCGAACATCACATTCCAAGGGCAAGGGTTTCTGACAACCGCAATTGCTTGGAACGACACCGCCAATTCTTCGCATGGAACCTTCTACAGTGGCTCTGTTCAAGTTTTTGCCGCCAATTTCATCGCCAAGAACATTAGTTTCATG AACGTGGCTCCAATACCAAACCCTGGGGACGTAGGAGCACAGGCAGTGGCAATTCGGGTGGCAGGAGACCAATCTGCATTCTGGGGGTGTGGTTTCTTTGGAGCCCAAGACACCCTTCATGACGACAGGGGTCGACACTACTTCAAAGATTGCTACATCCAAGGCTCAATCGACTTCGTTTTTGGCAATGCCAGGTCCTTCTACGAG AGCTGCCAGTTGACGTCGATTGCGAGCCCAGTGCCAGTGGGTGCAAGAGTGATAAACGGAGCCGTTACGGCGCACGGCCGAGCTTCCAGGGAAGAGAACAGCGGCTTCGCATTTGTGAACTGTACAGTGGGAGGCACGGGCAGAATATGGCTGGGGCGAGCATGGAGACCCTTCTCTAGAGTCGTCTTTGCTTTCACTGCCATGACCGATATCATCGCGCCTGAGGGCTGGAATGACTTCAATGACCCTACCAGAGACca GACTGTTTTCTATGGGGAGTACAATTGTACAGGTACAGGAGCTAACACAAGCTTGAGGGTTCCCTACGCACAGAGACTGAACAATAGCCAAGCATCTCCTTTCCTCAATTTGTCTTTCATTGATGCAGATCAGTGGCTGCAACCTTACCTCTCTACTACTATGTATTAG